One Canis lupus familiaris isolate Mischka breed German Shepherd chromosome 20, alternate assembly UU_Cfam_GSD_1.0, whole genome shotgun sequence genomic region harbors:
- the CAMSAP3 gene encoding calmodulin-regulated spectrin-associated protein 3 isoform X1, with protein MVEAAPPGPGPLRRTFLVPEIKSLDQYDFSRAKAAASLAWVLRAAFGGAEHVPSELWEPFYTDQYAQEHVKPPVTRLLLSAELYCRAWRQALPQLEPPPSPSALLALLARRGTVPALPERPVQEADLRHQPILMGAHLAVIDALMVAFAFEWTKTLPGPLALASLEHKLLFWVDTTIRRLQEKTEQEAAQRASPVAPADGVAPAQPSCPTRWYWKLVPHAIAFCLKESGSKPPMIRYRKDRAVARRAPCFPTVTTLQDLASGAALAATIHCYCPQLLRLEEVCLKDPMSVADSLYNLQLVQDFCASRLPRGCPLSLEDLLYVPPPLKINLVVLLAEMFMCFEVLKPDFVQAKDLPDGHAASPRASEASPAQNSSGCRYSFPVGSPVFNFRHPLLSPGGPQSPLRGSTGSLKSSPSMSHMEALGKAWNRQLSRPLSQAVSFSTPFGLDSDVDVVMGDPVLLRSVSSDSLGPPRPVPARTPVQPPPEPGDLPTIEEALQIIHSAEPRLLPDGAADGSFYLHSPEGSSKLPLASSYPLEGASKPLPDGPTKVPTYVPHPEGPLKPSPCPAGEVSKPLALSEGSPKAAASSPAAGNSEVKMTSFAERKKQLVKAEAEAGSPAATPTAPEALSSEMSELGARLEEKRRAIEAQKRRIEAIFAKHRQRLGKSAFLQVQPREAGGEAEAEPGLVPGGERPAGEGQGEPSPRPKAVTFSPELGPVPPEGLGDYNRAVSKLSAALSSLQRDMQRLTDQQQRLLAPPEAPGPAPPPAAWVIPGPTAGPKAASPSPARRAPAARRSPGPGPSPTPRSPKHARPAELRLAPLTRVLTPPHDVDSLPHLRKFSPSQVPVQTRSSILLAEGSPPEEPVARPGLIEIPLGSLEEPTAEDEGDGSPPGAEDSLEEEASSEGEPRAGLGFFYKDEDKPEDEMAQKRASLLERQQRRAEEARRRKQWQEAEKEQRREEAARLAQEEVTSGPPAPPAPVAPSATPAPAARAPVEEEVGPRRGDFTRLEYERRAQLKLMDDLDKVLRPRAAGTGGPGRGGRRAPRPRSGCCDDSALARSPARGLLGSRLSKVYSQSTLSLSTVANEAPHNLGVKRPTSRAPSPSGLMSPSRLPGSRERDWENGSNASSPASVPEYTGPRLYKEPSAKSNKFIIHNALSHCCLAGKVNEPQKNRILEEIEKSKANHFLILFRDSSCQFRALYTLSGETEELTRLAGYGPRTVTPAMVEGIYKYNSDRKRFTQIPAKTMSMSVDAFTIQGHLWQSKKPTTPKKGSSTPK; from the exons ATGGTGGAGGCGGCGCCCCCCGGGCCCGGGCCGCTGCGGAGGACCTTCCTGGTGCCCGAGATCAAGTCGCTGGACCAGTACGATTTCTCGCGGGCCAAGGCGGCGGCCAGCCTGGCGTGGGTGCTGCGGGCCGCGTTCGGGGGCGCAG AGCATGTGCCCTCGGAGCTGTGGGAGCCCTTCTACACCGACCAGTACGCGCAGGAGCACGTGAAGCCCCCCGTGACGCGGCTGCTGCTCTCGGCCGAGCTCTACTGCCGGGCCTGGCGCCAGGCGCTGCCGCAGCTCgagcccccccccagcccctctgcGCTGCTGGCCCTTCTGGCGAGGAGGGGCACAGTGCCCGCGCTGCCCGAGCGCCCTGTGCAGGAGGCGGACCTGAGGCACCAGCCTATCCTCATG ggagcccacctGGCTGTCATTGACGCCCTCATGGTTGCCTTCGCCTTCGAGTGGACAAAGACACTGCCCGGTCCTTTGGCCCTGGCCAGCTTGGAGCACAAGCTCCTTTTCTGGGTGGACACG aCCATCCGGCGGCTGCAGGAGAAGACTGAGCAGGAAGCTGCCCAGAGAGCCTCTCCCGTGGCCCCTGCAGATGGGGTGGCCCCAGCACAGCCCTCG TGCCCCACACGCTGGTACTGGAAGCTGGTTCCT CACGCAATTGCCTTCTGTTTGAAGGAGTCGGGGAGCAAACCCCCCATG ATCCGATACCGCAAGGACCGAGCTGTGGCCCGACGCGCCCCCTGCTTTCCAACCGTGACCACCCTCCAGGATCTGGCAAGTGGGGCCGCGCTGGCTGCCACAATCCACTGCTATTGTCCCCAGCTCTTGCGACTCGAGG AGGTGTGCCTCAAGGACCCCATGTCTGTGGCGGACAGCCTGTACAACCTCCAGCTGGTGCAGGATTTTTGTGCCTCCCGCCTTCCTCGCGGCTGCCCCCTGTCCCTGGAGGATCTGCTTTATGTCCCACCGCCCCTCAAG ATCAACCTGGTGGTGCTGCTCGCCGAGATGTTCATGTGCTTTGAGGTGCTGAAACCTGATTTTGTACAGGCCAAGGACCTGCCTGACGGTCATG CGGCCTCCCCCCGGGCCTCGGAGGCCTCTCCCGCTCAGAACAGCAGTGGCTGCAGGTACAGTTTCCCTGTTGG TTCTCCTGTCTTCAACTTCCGCCACCCACTCCTGTCACCCGGCGGCCCCCAGTCCCCACTCCGTGGATCCACAG GGTCCCTGAAGTCCTCCCCGTCCATGTCCCACATGGAGGCCCTCGGCAAGGCCTGGAACCGTCAGCTCAG CCGTCCGCTCTCCCAGGCAGTGTCGTTCAGCACCCCCTTTGGCCTGGACAGCGATGTGGATGTCGTCATGGGAGACCCCGTCCTGCTCCGCTCCGTCAGCTCAGACAGCTTGGGCCCCCCGCGCCCTGTGCCAGCCCGGACCCCCGTCCAGCCACCCCCGGAGCCTGGCGACCTGCCTACCATCGAGGAGGCCCTGCAGATCATCCACAGTGCCGAGCCCCGGCTGCTCCCAGATGGGGCTGCCGACGGCAGCTTCTACCTCCACTCCCCTGAGGGCTCCTCCAAACTGCCGCTGGCTTCCTCCTACCCACTCGAGGGCGCCTCGAAGCCACTGCCCGATGGGCCCACCAAAGTACCCACCTACGTGCCCCACCCCGAGGGCCCCTTGAAACCATCTCCCTGCCCGGCCGGGGAGGTGTCGAAACCGTTGGCCCTATCCGAGGGCTCCCCGAAGGCAGCAGCCTCGTCCCCTGCGGCCGGCAATTCCGAAGTGAAGATGACCAGCTTTGCAGAACGCAAGAAGCAGCTGGTGAAGGCTGAGGCCGAGGCAGGGTCCCCGGCGGCCACCCCCACAGCACCGGAGGCCCTGAGCTCAGAGATGAGCGAGCTGGGAGCCCGGCTGGAGGAGAAACGGCGGGCCATCGAGGCTCAGAAGCGACGGATCGAGGCCATCTTCGCCAAGCACCGCCAGCGACTGGGCAAGAGCGCTTTCCTGCAGGTGCAGCCACGGGAGGCcggaggggaggcagaggccgAGCCGGGCCTGGTCCCCGGTGGGGAGCGGCCGGCGGGTGAGGGCCAGGGTGAGCCGTCCCCACGGCCCAAGGCAGTGACTTTCTCACCCGAACTGGGCCCGGTGCCCCCCGAGGGGCTGGGGGACTATAACCGGGCGGTCAGCAAGCTCAGCgctgcactgagctccctgcagcGGGACATGCAGAGGCTCACGGACCAGCAGCAGCGGCTCCTGGCCCCGCCCGAagcccccgggcccgccccgccgcccgctgcCTGGGTCATCCCTGGTCCCACTGCGGGTCCCAAAGCCGCCTCTCCCAGCCCCGCTCGGCGAGCCCCAGCTGCCCGGCgcagccccgggcccggccccagCCCGACGCCCCGAAGCCCGAAACACGCACGGCCGGCGGAGCTGCGGCTGGCGCCCCTGACCAGAGTGCTCACGCCTCCCCACGATGTAGACAGCCTCCCCCACCTGCGCAAGTTCTCGCCCAGCCAGGTGCCCGTGCAGACGCGCTCCTCTATCCTCCTGGCGGAGGGGTCACCTCCGGAGGAGCCTGTGGCCCGGCCCGGCCTCATCGAGATCCCCCTGGGCAGCCTGGAAGAGCCCACAGCCGAGGACGAGGGAGACGGGAGCCCCCCCGGTGCTGAGGACTCCTTAGAGGAAGAGGCATCTTCAGAGGGAGAGCCCCGGGCCGGGCTGGGCTTCTTCTACAAG GATGAAGACAAGCCCGAGGACGAGATGGCCCAAAAGCGGGCCAGCCTGCTGGAGCGGCAGCAGCGGCGGGCAGAGGAGGCACGGCGGCGGAAACAGTGGCAGGAGGCCGAGAAGGAGCAGCGGAGGGAAGAGGCCGCTCG GCTGGCCCAGGAGGAGGTGACCTcaggccccccggcccccccagcTCCCGTGGCCCCCTCAGCAACCCCAGCCCCTGCTGCCAGGGCCCCAGTGGAGGAAGAGGTGGGCCCCAGGCGGGGGGACTTCACTCGGCTTGAGTATGAACGCAGGGCCCAGCTGAAGCTGATGGATGACCTTGACAAAGTGCTGCGGCCGCGGGCTGCGGGGAccggggggccgggccggggcgggcggagggCCCCCCGGCCACGCTCTGGTTGCTGTGATGACTCGGCCCTGGCACGAAGCCCTGCCCGTGGCCTGCTGG gctcccggctcagcaaaGTCTACTCTCAGTCCACCCTGTCACTATCGACTGTGGCCAACGAGGCCCCCCATAACCTTGGCGTGAAGAGGCCCACGTCTCG GGCTCCGTCCCCATCCGGCCTCATGTCCCCCAGCCGCCTGCCTGGCAGCCGTGAGCGCGACTGGGAGAACGGCAGCAACGCCTCGTCCCCGGCGTCGGTGCCTGAGTACACAG GTCCGCGGCTGTACAAGGAGCCCAGCGCCAAGTCCAACAAGTTCATCATCCACAACGCCCTGTCTCACTGCTGCTTGGCGGGCAAGGTGAACGAACCGCAGAAGAACCGCATCCTTGAG GAAATTGAGAAGAGCAAGGCCAACCACTTCCTGATCCTCTTCCGCGACTCGAGCTGCCAGTTCCGAGCCCTGTATACGCTGTCCGGGGAGACAGAGGAGCTGACGCGGCTGGCAGGCTACGGCCCGCGTACGGTCACGCCCGCCATGGTTGAGGGCATCTACAAGTACAACTCAGATCGCAAGCGCTTTACCCAGATCCCTGCCAAGACCATGTCCATGAGTGTAGACGCCTTCACCATCCAGGGCCACCTCTGGCAGAGCAAGAAGCCCACTACTCCCAAGAAGGGCAGCAGCACCCCCAAGTAG
- the CAMSAP3 gene encoding calmodulin-regulated spectrin-associated protein 3 isoform X2 translates to MVEAAPPGPGPLRRTFLVPEIKSLDQYDFSRAKAAASLAWVLRAAFGGAEHVPSELWEPFYTDQYAQEHVKPPVTRLLLSAELYCRAWRQALPQLEPPPSPSALLALLARRGTVPALPERPVQEADLRHQPILMGAHLAVIDALMVAFAFEWTKTLPGPLALASLEHKLLFWVDTTIRRLQEKTEQEAAQRASPVAPADGVAPAQPSCPTRWYWKLVPHAIAFCLKESGSKPPMIRYRKDRAVARRAPCFPTVTTLQDLASGAALAATIHCYCPQLLRLEEVCLKDPMSVADSLYNLQLVQDFCASRLPRGCPLSLEDLLYVPPPLKINLVVLLAEMFMCFEVLKPDFVQAKDLPDGHAASPRASEASPAQNSSGCSSPVFNFRHPLLSPGGPQSPLRGSTGSLKSSPSMSHMEALGKAWNRQLSRPLSQAVSFSTPFGLDSDVDVVMGDPVLLRSVSSDSLGPPRPVPARTPVQPPPEPGDLPTIEEALQIIHSAEPRLLPDGAADGSFYLHSPEGSSKLPLASSYPLEGASKPLPDGPTKVPTYVPHPEGPLKPSPCPAGEVSKPLALSEGSPKAAASSPAAGNSEVKMTSFAERKKQLVKAEAEAGSPAATPTAPEALSSEMSELGARLEEKRRAIEAQKRRIEAIFAKHRQRLGKSAFLQVQPREAGGEAEAEPGLVPGGERPAGEGQGEPSPRPKAVTFSPELGPVPPEGLGDYNRAVSKLSAALSSLQRDMQRLTDQQQRLLAPPEAPGPAPPPAAWVIPGPTAGPKAASPSPARRAPAARRSPGPGPSPTPRSPKHARPAELRLAPLTRVLTPPHDVDSLPHLRKFSPSQVPVQTRSSILLAEGSPPEEPVARPGLIEIPLGSLEEPTAEDEGDGSPPGAEDSLEEEASSEGEPRAGLGFFYKDEDKPEDEMAQKRASLLERQQRRAEEARRRKQWQEAEKEQRREEAARLAQEEVTSGPPAPPAPVAPSATPAPAARAPVEEEVGPRRGDFTRLEYERRAQLKLMDDLDKVLRPRAAGTGGPGRGGRRAPRPRSGCCDDSALARSPARGLLGSRLSKVYSQSTLSLSTVANEAPHNLGVKRPTSRAPSPSGLMSPSRLPGSRERDWENGSNASSPASVPEYTGPRLYKEPSAKSNKFIIHNALSHCCLAGKVNEPQKNRILEEIEKSKANHFLILFRDSSCQFRALYTLSGETEELTRLAGYGPRTVTPAMVEGIYKYNSDRKRFTQIPAKTMSMSVDAFTIQGHLWQSKKPTTPKKGSSTPK, encoded by the exons ATGGTGGAGGCGGCGCCCCCCGGGCCCGGGCCGCTGCGGAGGACCTTCCTGGTGCCCGAGATCAAGTCGCTGGACCAGTACGATTTCTCGCGGGCCAAGGCGGCGGCCAGCCTGGCGTGGGTGCTGCGGGCCGCGTTCGGGGGCGCAG AGCATGTGCCCTCGGAGCTGTGGGAGCCCTTCTACACCGACCAGTACGCGCAGGAGCACGTGAAGCCCCCCGTGACGCGGCTGCTGCTCTCGGCCGAGCTCTACTGCCGGGCCTGGCGCCAGGCGCTGCCGCAGCTCgagcccccccccagcccctctgcGCTGCTGGCCCTTCTGGCGAGGAGGGGCACAGTGCCCGCGCTGCCCGAGCGCCCTGTGCAGGAGGCGGACCTGAGGCACCAGCCTATCCTCATG ggagcccacctGGCTGTCATTGACGCCCTCATGGTTGCCTTCGCCTTCGAGTGGACAAAGACACTGCCCGGTCCTTTGGCCCTGGCCAGCTTGGAGCACAAGCTCCTTTTCTGGGTGGACACG aCCATCCGGCGGCTGCAGGAGAAGACTGAGCAGGAAGCTGCCCAGAGAGCCTCTCCCGTGGCCCCTGCAGATGGGGTGGCCCCAGCACAGCCCTCG TGCCCCACACGCTGGTACTGGAAGCTGGTTCCT CACGCAATTGCCTTCTGTTTGAAGGAGTCGGGGAGCAAACCCCCCATG ATCCGATACCGCAAGGACCGAGCTGTGGCCCGACGCGCCCCCTGCTTTCCAACCGTGACCACCCTCCAGGATCTGGCAAGTGGGGCCGCGCTGGCTGCCACAATCCACTGCTATTGTCCCCAGCTCTTGCGACTCGAGG AGGTGTGCCTCAAGGACCCCATGTCTGTGGCGGACAGCCTGTACAACCTCCAGCTGGTGCAGGATTTTTGTGCCTCCCGCCTTCCTCGCGGCTGCCCCCTGTCCCTGGAGGATCTGCTTTATGTCCCACCGCCCCTCAAG ATCAACCTGGTGGTGCTGCTCGCCGAGATGTTCATGTGCTTTGAGGTGCTGAAACCTGATTTTGTACAGGCCAAGGACCTGCCTGACGGTCATG CGGCCTCCCCCCGGGCCTCGGAGGCCTCTCCCGCTCAGAACAGCAGTGGCTGCAG TTCTCCTGTCTTCAACTTCCGCCACCCACTCCTGTCACCCGGCGGCCCCCAGTCCCCACTCCGTGGATCCACAG GGTCCCTGAAGTCCTCCCCGTCCATGTCCCACATGGAGGCCCTCGGCAAGGCCTGGAACCGTCAGCTCAG CCGTCCGCTCTCCCAGGCAGTGTCGTTCAGCACCCCCTTTGGCCTGGACAGCGATGTGGATGTCGTCATGGGAGACCCCGTCCTGCTCCGCTCCGTCAGCTCAGACAGCTTGGGCCCCCCGCGCCCTGTGCCAGCCCGGACCCCCGTCCAGCCACCCCCGGAGCCTGGCGACCTGCCTACCATCGAGGAGGCCCTGCAGATCATCCACAGTGCCGAGCCCCGGCTGCTCCCAGATGGGGCTGCCGACGGCAGCTTCTACCTCCACTCCCCTGAGGGCTCCTCCAAACTGCCGCTGGCTTCCTCCTACCCACTCGAGGGCGCCTCGAAGCCACTGCCCGATGGGCCCACCAAAGTACCCACCTACGTGCCCCACCCCGAGGGCCCCTTGAAACCATCTCCCTGCCCGGCCGGGGAGGTGTCGAAACCGTTGGCCCTATCCGAGGGCTCCCCGAAGGCAGCAGCCTCGTCCCCTGCGGCCGGCAATTCCGAAGTGAAGATGACCAGCTTTGCAGAACGCAAGAAGCAGCTGGTGAAGGCTGAGGCCGAGGCAGGGTCCCCGGCGGCCACCCCCACAGCACCGGAGGCCCTGAGCTCAGAGATGAGCGAGCTGGGAGCCCGGCTGGAGGAGAAACGGCGGGCCATCGAGGCTCAGAAGCGACGGATCGAGGCCATCTTCGCCAAGCACCGCCAGCGACTGGGCAAGAGCGCTTTCCTGCAGGTGCAGCCACGGGAGGCcggaggggaggcagaggccgAGCCGGGCCTGGTCCCCGGTGGGGAGCGGCCGGCGGGTGAGGGCCAGGGTGAGCCGTCCCCACGGCCCAAGGCAGTGACTTTCTCACCCGAACTGGGCCCGGTGCCCCCCGAGGGGCTGGGGGACTATAACCGGGCGGTCAGCAAGCTCAGCgctgcactgagctccctgcagcGGGACATGCAGAGGCTCACGGACCAGCAGCAGCGGCTCCTGGCCCCGCCCGAagcccccgggcccgccccgccgcccgctgcCTGGGTCATCCCTGGTCCCACTGCGGGTCCCAAAGCCGCCTCTCCCAGCCCCGCTCGGCGAGCCCCAGCTGCCCGGCgcagccccgggcccggccccagCCCGACGCCCCGAAGCCCGAAACACGCACGGCCGGCGGAGCTGCGGCTGGCGCCCCTGACCAGAGTGCTCACGCCTCCCCACGATGTAGACAGCCTCCCCCACCTGCGCAAGTTCTCGCCCAGCCAGGTGCCCGTGCAGACGCGCTCCTCTATCCTCCTGGCGGAGGGGTCACCTCCGGAGGAGCCTGTGGCCCGGCCCGGCCTCATCGAGATCCCCCTGGGCAGCCTGGAAGAGCCCACAGCCGAGGACGAGGGAGACGGGAGCCCCCCCGGTGCTGAGGACTCCTTAGAGGAAGAGGCATCTTCAGAGGGAGAGCCCCGGGCCGGGCTGGGCTTCTTCTACAAG GATGAAGACAAGCCCGAGGACGAGATGGCCCAAAAGCGGGCCAGCCTGCTGGAGCGGCAGCAGCGGCGGGCAGAGGAGGCACGGCGGCGGAAACAGTGGCAGGAGGCCGAGAAGGAGCAGCGGAGGGAAGAGGCCGCTCG GCTGGCCCAGGAGGAGGTGACCTcaggccccccggcccccccagcTCCCGTGGCCCCCTCAGCAACCCCAGCCCCTGCTGCCAGGGCCCCAGTGGAGGAAGAGGTGGGCCCCAGGCGGGGGGACTTCACTCGGCTTGAGTATGAACGCAGGGCCCAGCTGAAGCTGATGGATGACCTTGACAAAGTGCTGCGGCCGCGGGCTGCGGGGAccggggggccgggccggggcgggcggagggCCCCCCGGCCACGCTCTGGTTGCTGTGATGACTCGGCCCTGGCACGAAGCCCTGCCCGTGGCCTGCTGG gctcccggctcagcaaaGTCTACTCTCAGTCCACCCTGTCACTATCGACTGTGGCCAACGAGGCCCCCCATAACCTTGGCGTGAAGAGGCCCACGTCTCG GGCTCCGTCCCCATCCGGCCTCATGTCCCCCAGCCGCCTGCCTGGCAGCCGTGAGCGCGACTGGGAGAACGGCAGCAACGCCTCGTCCCCGGCGTCGGTGCCTGAGTACACAG GTCCGCGGCTGTACAAGGAGCCCAGCGCCAAGTCCAACAAGTTCATCATCCACAACGCCCTGTCTCACTGCTGCTTGGCGGGCAAGGTGAACGAACCGCAGAAGAACCGCATCCTTGAG GAAATTGAGAAGAGCAAGGCCAACCACTTCCTGATCCTCTTCCGCGACTCGAGCTGCCAGTTCCGAGCCCTGTATACGCTGTCCGGGGAGACAGAGGAGCTGACGCGGCTGGCAGGCTACGGCCCGCGTACGGTCACGCCCGCCATGGTTGAGGGCATCTACAAGTACAACTCAGATCGCAAGCGCTTTACCCAGATCCCTGCCAAGACCATGTCCATGAGTGTAGACGCCTTCACCATCCAGGGCCACCTCTGGCAGAGCAAGAAGCCCACTACTCCCAAGAAGGGCAGCAGCACCCCCAAGTAG